The window AATCAATTTAAAAGAAAATGATATTGTGAATATGGGAATGGCAAAAATGGCAAAATCGCCGGTACTGCTTGTGGGAGATATTGACCGCGGCGGTGTTTTCGCATCCCTTGTGGGGACTTTTGCGCTTTTAGAGCAGGACGAGCGCGCCATGATCAAGGGAACCGTCATCAACAAATTTCGCGGCGATAAAGCCCTGCTGAATCCGGGACTCGCCATGCTGGAAAAACTGACGGATACCCCTGTCCTTGGCGTCGTGCCCTACATACATTTGGAACTTGACGATGAAGACAGCCTTTCCGAACGGTTTGACCGCAAAGCAGAGGTGGGGTTAATCGACATAGCTGTCATTCATTTACCCAGAATTTCCAACTTTACTGATTTTAATCCATTGGAAGCGGTTCCCGGGGTATCTGTGCGGTATGTAAAAACAGCAGGACAAATAGGGAACCCGGATTTAATTATTTTACCGGGTACAAAAAATACAATGGAGGATTTGCTGTGGATGCGGCAGAACGGGCTGGAAGCCGCTGTTTTAAAGCATGCTTCAGCTGAAAAACCTGTGCTTGGCATTTGCGGAGGATTTCAAATGCTTGGGGAAACGCTGAGAGACCCAGACTGTGTGGAGCATGGCGGTACAGTACGAGGGCTGGGCCTGCTGCCGTCAACTACGCTGTTTGAGCCGCAAAAAGTGCGTACCAGAGTGAGCGGCAGCTTTGGACCGGTCGGCGGAATTTTCGCCCCGCTTTCCGGTGTGAAGTTTGAGGGATACGAAATTCATATGGGACGCTCAATCTCAACGGAGGTCTTGAACACGCTTACTTCCATTACGGCTTTTGGGGAAGAAAATGCGGAAAAGGCCGATGGTTCGTACCAAAATAATGTTTACGGTACTTATGTTCATGGCCTTTTTGACTGTGAGGGAGTAACAAAAGCACTGGTTCGCTCGTTGTTTCGCTCAAAAGGTCTGAATGAGGAACAGGTTTTTGCAGTGGATATTCGGGCGTATAAGGAACAGCAGTATGATTTACTTGCAGATACACTTCGTAAAAATCTAAATATGGAATTGATTTACCGTATCTTGGAGCATGGAATCTAACTTGGAAAAGGTCAGGTGAATGTTATGAAAGTCGAATTGCAAAATGTTTTACCCGCAGAGATTGAAAAACGCAGCTTTGAACTCATCGG of the uncultured Caproiciproducens sp. genome contains:
- a CDS encoding cobyric acid synthase, yielding MAKSIMVQGTMSNAGKSLLTAGLCRIFKQDGYRTAPFKSQNMALNSFITREGLEMGRAQVMQAEAAEIEPSVLMNPILLKPTNDVGSQVIVNGEVLGTMSAAEYYNRKKEMIPHILKAYHALEEQYDVIVLEGAGSPAEINLKENDIVNMGMAKMAKSPVLLVGDIDRGGVFASLVGTFALLEQDERAMIKGTVINKFRGDKALLNPGLAMLEKLTDTPVLGVVPYIHLELDDEDSLSERFDRKAEVGLIDIAVIHLPRISNFTDFNPLEAVPGVSVRYVKTAGQIGNPDLIILPGTKNTMEDLLWMRQNGLEAAVLKHASAEKPVLGICGGFQMLGETLRDPDCVEHGGTVRGLGLLPSTTLFEPQKVRTRVSGSFGPVGGIFAPLSGVKFEGYEIHMGRSISTEVLNTLTSITAFGEENAEKADGSYQNNVYGTYVHGLFDCEGVTKALVRSLFRSKGLNEEQVFAVDIRAYKEQQYDLLADTLRKNLNMELIYRILEHGI